In Eublepharis macularius isolate TG4126 chromosome 4, MPM_Emac_v1.0, whole genome shotgun sequence, the following are encoded in one genomic region:
- the LOC129327593 gene encoding uncharacterized protein K02A2.6-like, with translation LRLVVVQGHHPSLLGLDWFRPLGILIAGVQQLYREEVASVDREFPAVFDGALGNYTGPPVSFDLNPAVAPICLKPRRVPFALKPKIDEELDWLIEQGILEPVSHTKWETPIVTPLKPNGEVRICADYKCTINKALQQQAYPVLVVSHLLAATAEAQTIVTHWGAFKVKRLQFGVNVAPGIFKGIMEGLLRRIPGIIPYFDDVLIAGESEGALAERLRCFLIATDHKPLLGLLAPDKQTPQILSPRMLRWTVFMSAYSYELQHRPGKAMGHANALSSLPLADQGIDPSPAHHIMLLEDLPSPLLRASDVASHAAKDRTLSRVLNWVWRGWPSGQLAKQFRPFFIRQHELSVHKGCLLWGNRVVIPSKLRQQVLEALHSGHPGIVRMKAMARSYVWWPGMDRTIEELVRTCQPCQETRPAPAQAPVHPWESARAPWSRLHIDFAGPFQGQTFLIVVDSYSKWLEVVPVSTMTTAVVIRALRQLFAMHGLADKVVSDNGTQFTSAEFQQFLANNGIRQVTSAPFHPSTNGHAERMVRTTTESAKETGSRDWLRSCCSNTSHLIP, from the exons ctacgattagtggtagttcaaggccACCATCCTAGCTTACTCGGCCTCGACTGGTTTCGACCTCTCGGCATTCTAATCGCAGGCGTGCAGCAGCTGTATCGTGAGGAGGTGGCatcagtagacagagagttcccaGCAGTCTTCGATGGGGCTCTTGGCAATTACACAGGGCCGCCTGTCTCATTTGATCTAAACCCAGCCGTggcccccatctgcctgaagcctcgcagggttccatttgcactcaagccaaagatagatgaggaGCTGGATTGGCTGATTGAACAGGGAATCCTGGAACCAGTTTCTCACACcaaatgggaaactcccatagtaacACCACTAAAACCCAATGGAGAGGTCAGAATTTGTGCAGActataaatgcacaatcaacaaagcCCTGCAGCAACAAGCCTACCCAGTACTGgtcgtgagccatctcctggc GGCGACGGCCGAAGCCCAAACTATCGTGACACACTGGGGGGCTTTCAAGGTTAAAAGGCTACAATTCGGTGTCAACGTCGCCCCAGGAATTTTCAaaggcatcatggaaggacttctacgcAGGATTCCAGGCATTATTCCATACTTTGATGATGTCCTAATTGCGGGAGAGTCAGAAGGCGCACTAGCAGAGAGGCTTcgctgt ttcctcatcgcaaccGACCACAAACCGCTCCTAGGATTACTTGCTCCAGACAAGCAAACACCCCAAATCCTTTCGCCCAGAATGCTGCGATGGACagtgttcatgtctgcctactcctacgaATTACAGCACCGCCCaggcaaagcaatgggacatgccaACGCCCTGAGCAGCCTGCCACTGGCTGACCAGGGGATcgacccatctccagctcatcacatcatgctgctggaagacttgccgAGTCCACTGCTCAGAGCCTCCGATGTGGCGTCACATGCTGCTAAAGATCGCACCCTCAGCcgcgttctcaactgggtgtggagggggtggccatcaggccagCTGGCCAAGCAGTTTCGGCCGTTCTTCATTAGACAGCACGAACTCTCAGTAcacaagggctgtctgctatggggaaatagagttgtaatccccagcaaactgagacaacaagtgctggaggcactacacagcGGACATCCGGGCATAGTGCGCATGAAGGCAATGGCGCGCAGCTAtgtctggtggccaggcatggataggACTATCGAGGAATTGGTCCGCACCTGTCAGCCGTGCCAGGaaacacgcccagctccagcacaagccccagtacatccttgggagtcagcaagagcaccctggtcgagactccacattgattttgcagggccatttcagggacaaacctttctaatagttgtggactcttattcaaagtGGCTAGAAGTTGTCCCTgtctccacaatgactactgctgtggtcattagggccctacgtcagctgtttgcaaTGCACGGTTTGGCTGACAAGGTAGTATCGGATAATGGAACACAATTCACATCAGCTGAGTTCCagcagttcctggccaacaacggcatcaggcaagtcacgtctgctccgttccacccttccaccaatgggcatgcagaacggatggtgcggacaacaaCGGAATCAGCAAAGGAGACTGGCAGTCgcgattggctgcgttcctgttGCAGCAACACGTCACACCTCATTCCATGA